In Chitinophaga sp. HK235, a single window of DNA contains:
- a CDS encoding sulfatase-like hydrolase/transferase: MKSILGLALAIGIAFHAHAQKRAATAGPNIVLIYADDLGYGDISCNGATKIRTPNIDRLASQGVRFTNGHASSATCTPSRYSILTGQYAWRKKGTGIAPGDASLIIDTAVTTLPSLLRKAGYATGAVGKWHLGIGDSKGPDWNGELKPGPLEIGFDYCWIMPATADRVPCVYVENHRVANLDPADPIKVSYTAPIGNEPTGKKNPELLVMHSSQGHNNAIVNGIGRIGFMQGGTAALWKDDSIAAVLTEKAQRFIVDHKTAPFFLYFATHDIHVPRVPGKAFAGKSGMGVRGDAILQLDWTVGRIMHTLDSLHLSDNTIFIFTSDNGPVVDDGYADQARELLGGHTPSGIYRGGKYSNFDAGTRVPLIIRWPGKSRQGVSNALVSQVDLLGSFAALTGQQLQHEDGPDSFDMMAAFTGKDLKGRESVIEHAGMLSIIKGNWKYITPGNGARYDSATAIELGNDPAPQLYDLRKDPGEKNNVAAQYPAVVKELSAQLKALKDAGRSR; encoded by the coding sequence ATGAAATCAATCCTTGGGCTGGCCCTGGCTATTGGTATTGCCTTCCACGCCCATGCGCAAAAGCGGGCCGCTACGGCAGGTCCGAACATTGTACTGATCTATGCAGATGACCTCGGTTATGGCGACATCAGTTGTAATGGCGCCACCAAAATACGCACACCAAATATCGACCGTCTGGCATCACAGGGAGTCCGGTTTACCAACGGACATGCCTCTTCGGCTACCTGCACACCTTCCCGGTATTCCATCCTTACGGGCCAATACGCCTGGCGTAAGAAAGGCACTGGCATCGCCCCTGGGGATGCTTCCCTGATCATCGATACAGCCGTTACCACCCTGCCTTCGCTGTTGCGCAAAGCAGGTTATGCTACGGGCGCTGTAGGGAAATGGCACCTGGGCATCGGTGACAGCAAAGGGCCGGACTGGAATGGTGAACTGAAGCCGGGCCCGCTGGAAATAGGTTTCGACTACTGCTGGATCATGCCGGCTACGGCGGACCGTGTACCTTGTGTATATGTGGAAAACCACCGGGTAGCCAACCTGGACCCTGCTGATCCGATTAAAGTCAGCTATACAGCACCTATCGGTAACGAACCTACGGGGAAAAAGAATCCGGAGCTGTTGGTCATGCACTCATCCCAGGGCCACAACAATGCTATCGTTAACGGTATTGGCCGTATTGGCTTTATGCAGGGCGGTACCGCTGCATTGTGGAAAGATGACAGCATTGCCGCCGTACTAACGGAGAAGGCACAACGTTTTATTGTTGATCATAAAACTGCTCCTTTTTTTCTATACTTCGCTACGCATGATATTCATGTGCCCCGCGTTCCTGGCAAAGCCTTCGCCGGCAAAAGCGGCATGGGCGTGCGCGGAGACGCTATCCTGCAGCTCGACTGGACAGTTGGCCGCATTATGCATACACTCGACAGCCTGCACCTGAGCGATAATACCATCTTTATTTTTACGAGCGATAACGGTCCCGTTGTAGATGATGGTTATGCAGACCAGGCCAGGGAACTGCTCGGCGGGCATACACCTTCCGGCATTTACCGCGGTGGTAAATACAGCAACTTTGATGCAGGTACCCGTGTGCCGCTGATCATCCGCTGGCCCGGAAAAAGCCGCCAGGGCGTGTCCAATGCGCTGGTAAGCCAGGTCGATTTGCTGGGTTCCTTTGCTGCTCTTACCGGTCAGCAGTTGCAGCATGAAGATGGGCCCGACAGCTTTGATATGATGGCTGCATTCACCGGTAAAGACCTCAAAGGCCGTGAAAGCGTTATCGAACATGCCGGCATGCTCAGCATCATCAAAGGCAACTGGAAATATATTACTCCCGGCAACGGTGCGCGTTATGACAGCGCCACAGCAATAGAACTGGGCAACGATCCCGCTCCACAACTGTATGACCTGCGCAAAGATCCGGGTGAAAAAAACAATGTGGCCGCACAATACCCGGCTGTGGTGAAGGAACTGTCTGCACAGCTGAAAGCCTTAAAAGATGCAGGCAGAAGCCGGTAA
- a CDS encoding malate:quinone oxidoreductase — MFRSKRTSETGPDVVLIGAGIMSATLGTLLKELQPELTIEIFERLDMAAAESSDAWNNAGTGHSAFCELNYTPQKQDGSVDIKKAVNIAEQFEVSRQFWAYLVENNIISNPQAFIQSIPHMSFVWGEENVDYLKKRYKALQQCHLFKKMEYSEDQEQLKAWMPLVMEGRDPNQKVAATHMEMGTDVNFGALSRALFNHLEQLDGVNIHFNHDVRDLKKADDGSWIIKVKDRETREKQTIKASFVFIGAGGGSLPLLEKSDIPEGKGFGGFPVSGQWLRCTNPDIIAQHQAKVYGKASVGAPPMSVPHLDTRMIDGERALLFGPYAGFSTKFLKNGSIFDLPKSIKVDNIHPMVSAGLDNIPLTKYLIAQVRQKPEDRLEALREYYPEARMEDWKLEIAGQRVQVIKKDPEHGGILEFGTEVVSAADGTIAALLGASPGASTAVSIMLNLLKRCFKDYVETEAWQRKLKQMIPSYGQSLLNNPQHCDELRDWTTSVLELKAMQAVALDSQD, encoded by the coding sequence ATGTTTAGAAGCAAGCGTACGTCTGAAACAGGTCCGGATGTGGTTTTAATAGGCGCCGGAATTATGAGCGCTACACTGGGAACACTCCTGAAAGAGTTACAACCAGAATTGACCATTGAAATTTTTGAGCGACTGGATATGGCAGCTGCAGAGAGTTCTGATGCGTGGAACAATGCAGGTACCGGCCACTCTGCCTTTTGTGAGTTGAATTACACGCCGCAAAAGCAGGATGGTTCTGTAGACATTAAGAAGGCCGTGAATATCGCCGAACAGTTTGAAGTGTCCCGGCAATTCTGGGCTTATCTGGTAGAGAACAATATTATTTCCAACCCGCAAGCCTTCATTCAAAGTATCCCTCATATGAGTTTTGTATGGGGAGAAGAGAATGTAGACTACCTGAAGAAGCGATACAAAGCTTTGCAGCAGTGCCATCTGTTTAAAAAGATGGAATACTCCGAAGACCAGGAACAGCTGAAAGCCTGGATGCCACTGGTAATGGAGGGTCGCGACCCCAACCAGAAAGTAGCGGCCACCCATATGGAAATGGGTACTGACGTTAACTTTGGCGCCCTGAGCCGTGCACTGTTCAACCACCTCGAACAACTGGATGGTGTCAACATACACTTCAACCACGATGTACGTGATCTGAAAAAAGCAGATGACGGCAGCTGGATCATAAAAGTAAAAGATCGTGAAACCCGCGAGAAACAGACTATCAAAGCCAGCTTCGTATTTATCGGCGCCGGTGGTGGTTCTCTGCCCCTGCTGGAAAAATCCGATATCCCTGAAGGTAAAGGCTTCGGTGGTTTCCCCGTAAGCGGCCAGTGGCTGCGTTGCACCAACCCCGACATCATTGCCCAACACCAGGCTAAAGTATATGGTAAAGCCTCTGTAGGCGCTCCTCCCATGTCAGTACCCCACCTTGACACCCGCATGATCGATGGTGAAAGAGCACTGCTGTTCGGACCTTATGCCGGCTTCTCCACCAAATTCCTGAAAAACGGTTCTATCTTCGACCTGCCCAAATCCATCAAAGTAGATAACATCCACCCAATGGTATCCGCAGGCCTCGACAATATTCCGCTGACCAAATACCTCATCGCTCAGGTACGCCAGAAACCGGAAGACAGACTCGAAGCACTTCGTGAATACTACCCCGAAGCACGTATGGAAGACTGGAAACTGGAAATTGCCGGTCAGCGTGTACAGGTAATCAAAAAAGATCCCGAACACGGCGGCATCCTGGAATTCGGTACAGAAGTAGTCAGCGCAGCCGACGGCACTATCGCCGCTCTGCTTGGTGCCTCACCCGGCGCTTCCACCGCAGTATCTATCATGCTCAACCTGCTGAAACGTTGCTTTAAAGACTACGTTGAAACAGAAGCATGGCAGCGTAAACTCAAACAAATGATTCCTTCCTACGGCCAGTCTCTGCTCAACAATCCGCAACACTGCGATGAGCTCCGCGACTGGACCACATCCGTTCTGGAGCTGAAAGCCATGCAGGCTGTCGCTCTGGATTCCCAGGACTAA
- a CDS encoding YdeI family protein, translating to MDNKPTFFETSEAFRQWLDKNHHKAEELLVGYYKVGSGKKSMSWSESVDEAICFGWIDGVRRSIDDERYSIRFTPRKHKSIWSAINIKKVEDLTKAGRMMPAGVAAFNKREIERSAIYAYEQKETPPLSEAYEQRFRANKKAWEFYQKMAPGYRMLTANWVMSAKQEATREKRLSELIRDSEAGTKVKKYNY from the coding sequence ATGGATAATAAACCCACATTTTTCGAAACGAGTGAAGCATTCCGTCAATGGTTAGATAAAAACCATCACAAAGCAGAAGAATTGCTGGTAGGATATTATAAAGTTGGTTCCGGTAAAAAAAGTATGTCATGGTCAGAATCAGTGGACGAAGCTATTTGTTTTGGCTGGATAGATGGTGTCCGGAGATCTATTGATGACGAGCGTTACAGTATTCGTTTTACGCCCCGTAAACATAAAAGCATCTGGAGTGCGATCAATATCAAAAAAGTGGAAGACCTCACCAAAGCCGGCAGGATGATGCCTGCGGGTGTCGCTGCCTTCAACAAGCGGGAAATAGAGCGTTCGGCCATCTATGCCTATGAACAGAAAGAGACTCCCCCGCTTTCTGAAGCATATGAACAACGTTTCCGGGCCAATAAAAAAGCCTGGGAGTTTTATCAGAAAATGGCGCCTGGCTACCGGATGCTGACTGCCAACTGGGTGATGTCTGCCAAACAGGAGGCTACCCGGGAAAAGCGTTTGTCGGAGCTGATCCGTGACAGTGAAGCCGGAACAAAAGTGAAGAAATATAACTACTAA
- a CDS encoding PQQ-dependent sugar dehydrogenase, whose protein sequence is MKKRYAMILLLLWSLTTLSQSLPSNFQRVQVTGGISNPTSMAFLPDGRILVCQETGQLRVVKNGALLSTPAVTLSVNSSGERGLIGVATDPNFASNHYIYLYYTHTSGPHNRVSRFTMTGDVAGSETAILDLPTLSAIYHNGGGLSFGNDGKLYVSVGDNKVGANAQNLDSYMGKLLRINTDGTVPAGNPFSGGAQRSRVWAYGLRNPFTNAIDPVTGKIYINDVGESTWEEINDATTGGRNFGWPDQEGNCSGSCTGLTNPIYRYSTNRNAAPPDGQGCAINGGTFFNGAISNYPATYNGKYFFLDYCGGWINYLNPASPSRSAYATGLGGGLVYLKQGPDGNLYYLSRDNSALYKIVYTGTQAPSITTQPQPVTVPQGQTATFSVTVVANPAPTYQWRKNGVNINGATTATYAIANVQPADTGLYSVVVTNSAGSVTSSNARLSVTKPNTLPVATITSPLNNGKFRAGDTVRFSGTGTDAEDGVLPAGAFHWWVDFHHANHVHPGPQLPDSVTSGRFVISAEGHTETDIWYRILLSVRDSRGELDTTYVELFPVTSNITLQTQPAGLQIKLNDIPFTAPYSTPTLSGMVRPMEAVSPQVLNGVTYIFDHWAHGGSRVQNITITDSDTTYTAVFRAGAATIQLQPVQDAYVRDGTNAGTTFGTTDSTFLITKVSPAGQLNNAREAYLAFDLTNTASAVSSVVLKVYGRVDGTVAMSVPVGVYPLSNTTWLEKTITWNNKPASGANLLASSVLTNDSARYYTWDVTSYVQSELAAGRKKIAFVMKSQQAHDPRIFLNSKEAAANPPLLAVIADSTAPSSCTPAVASADDGNVAANATDNDINTRWSASGEQWIQFCLGSAATVNGVDIAFYKGDTRRALFDIQVSNDAITWTNAATGLQSSGTSTAFETFTFNGVTAKYVRISGHGNNVNAWNSYAEVKIRTTTLAAKAAVEAVMSAYPNPAATTLTITLRLPSAGHTTLGVYDVTGKQLQVPINSNLPEGIHTSNLSVSGWPAGVYFLKLVHNGKVVVKRIIIAPQG, encoded by the coding sequence ATGAAAAAAAGATACGCAATGATTTTATTGTTGCTGTGGTCTCTCACGACGCTGTCGCAATCCCTGCCATCCAATTTTCAGCGGGTGCAGGTAACAGGCGGCATCAGCAATCCTACATCCATGGCCTTTCTACCGGACGGTCGTATACTGGTATGCCAGGAAACAGGCCAGCTACGTGTAGTCAAAAACGGTGCTTTGTTGTCCACACCGGCCGTTACGTTGTCTGTCAATAGTAGTGGAGAACGTGGCCTGATTGGTGTGGCCACAGATCCTAATTTTGCCAGCAATCATTATATCTACCTGTATTATACGCATACGTCGGGGCCGCACAACCGGGTAAGCCGTTTTACCATGACGGGCGATGTGGCCGGGTCCGAAACGGCTATACTGGACCTGCCTACGCTAAGCGCTATCTACCACAACGGTGGCGGCCTCTCTTTTGGCAACGATGGTAAGTTGTACGTGTCTGTTGGTGATAATAAGGTAGGTGCCAATGCGCAGAACCTGGACAGCTACATGGGTAAGTTGTTGCGTATCAATACCGACGGTACCGTGCCGGCAGGCAACCCTTTCAGTGGTGGTGCACAACGCAGCCGCGTGTGGGCGTACGGGTTACGCAACCCCTTTACCAATGCCATCGATCCTGTTACCGGTAAGATCTACATCAATGATGTAGGTGAATCCACCTGGGAAGAAATCAACGATGCCACCACCGGTGGCCGTAACTTCGGATGGCCCGACCAGGAAGGTAACTGCAGCGGTTCCTGCACCGGCCTCACCAACCCCATCTACCGCTACAGCACCAACAGAAACGCTGCTCCTCCTGATGGACAGGGCTGCGCCATCAATGGTGGCACCTTCTTCAACGGCGCCATCAGCAACTATCCCGCTACCTATAACGGTAAATACTTTTTCCTCGACTACTGCGGCGGCTGGATCAATTACCTCAACCCCGCTTCTCCCTCCAGGAGCGCTTATGCTACTGGTCTGGGTGGTGGCCTCGTATATCTCAAACAGGGCCCTGACGGTAATCTGTATTACCTGAGCCGCGATAACAGCGCATTATATAAGATTGTGTACACCGGCACGCAGGCGCCTTCGATCACAACACAGCCGCAGCCGGTTACTGTACCGCAGGGCCAAACAGCGACCTTCAGTGTTACCGTAGTCGCTAACCCGGCGCCTACCTATCAGTGGCGGAAAAATGGCGTTAATATCAATGGTGCTACGACCGCTACTTATGCCATCGCCAATGTACAGCCGGCTGATACCGGTCTTTACAGTGTTGTGGTTACCAACAGTGCCGGCAGCGTTACCAGCAGCAATGCCCGCCTCAGTGTAACCAAGCCCAATACCCTGCCTGTAGCCACTATCACCTCTCCACTTAATAATGGCAAATTCCGTGCAGGCGATACCGTTAGATTCTCCGGTACCGGCACCGACGCGGAAGATGGTGTATTGCCTGCCGGCGCTTTCCACTGGTGGGTAGATTTCCATCATGCCAACCATGTCCACCCCGGACCGCAGTTGCCAGACAGTGTTACCAGCGGCAGATTTGTCATTTCCGCCGAAGGGCATACCGAAACAGATATCTGGTATCGTATACTCCTTTCCGTTAGAGATAGCCGGGGCGAGCTCGACACCACCTATGTGGAACTGTTCCCAGTGACTTCCAACATCACACTGCAAACGCAGCCCGCCGGTTTACAAATAAAACTCAACGATATTCCTTTCACCGCACCGTACAGTACCCCTACTTTGTCCGGTATGGTCAGGCCGATGGAAGCTGTGTCCCCACAGGTGCTCAATGGGGTAACCTATATTTTCGACCATTGGGCACACGGGGGCAGCAGAGTACAGAACATTACTATCACCGACAGTGACACCACCTACACCGCAGTGTTCAGGGCAGGAGCGGCTACCATCCAGCTGCAGCCGGTACAGGACGCTTATGTGCGGGATGGTACCAATGCCGGAACTACTTTTGGCACCACCGACTCTACTTTCCTGATCACCAAGGTATCGCCGGCCGGACAACTGAATAATGCCCGCGAAGCCTACCTGGCTTTTGATCTCACCAATACCGCGAGCGCAGTGTCTTCTGTCGTGCTGAAAGTGTATGGTCGTGTAGACGGTACCGTAGCCATGAGTGTACCGGTAGGTGTATATCCGCTGAGCAACACCACCTGGCTGGAGAAAACCATTACATGGAACAACAAACCCGCTTCCGGTGCCAATTTGCTGGCATCAAGCGTACTCACCAACGACAGTGCCCGTTACTATACCTGGGACGTGACCAGCTATGTACAAAGTGAGCTGGCAGCCGGCAGGAAAAAAATAGCTTTTGTCATGAAGAGCCAGCAGGCCCACGACCCGCGTATTTTCCTGAACTCAAAAGAAGCTGCCGCCAATCCGCCGTTGCTGGCTGTGATAGCCGATTCCACCGCTCCTTCTTCCTGTACGCCTGCAGTGGCCAGCGCGGATGATGGCAATGTGGCCGCCAACGCTACGGACAACGATATAAACACCCGCTGGTCTGCTTCCGGAGAGCAGTGGATACAGTTCTGTCTGGGTAGCGCCGCTACTGTCAACGGTGTGGATATCGCCTTTTATAAAGGAGATACCCGTCGTGCCCTGTTTGATATACAGGTGAGCAACGATGCCATTACCTGGACCAACGCTGCTACCGGTCTGCAAAGCAGCGGCACCTCCACCGCTTTCGAAACATTTACTTTCAATGGGGTAACGGCGAAGTATGTACGAATTTCAGGTCATGGTAATAATGTCAATGCCTGGAACAGTTATGCGGAAGTGAAAATCAGGACTACCACACTGGCTGCTAAAGCCGCTGTAGAGGCCGTTATGAGTGCCTATCCCAACCCTGCCGCCACCACCCTCACCATTACACTGAGACTGCCGTCTGCAGGACATACCACCCTTGGCGTATATGATGTGACCGGCAAACAATTGCAGGTACCCATCAACAGCAATCTGCCGGAAGGTATCCATACCAGCAACCTGTCTGTTTCAGGATGGCCGGCTGGCGTGTATTTCCTCAAACTGGTGCACAATGGAAAAGTGGTCGTGAAACGAATAATTATTGCCCCCCAGGGCTAA
- a CDS encoding SRPBCC domain-containing protein produces MKDFKKHFIIPAEPEEVYAALTNPATIRLWTGEVAEMSTEPGSEFSMWEESIVGKNLEFEPGRKIVQQWYFGEDEEAASIVTIILHPSKKGTDAELRHTNIPDEAYEDITAGWQEAYFGALIDFYKE; encoded by the coding sequence ATGAAAGATTTTAAGAAACATTTTATAATACCAGCTGAACCGGAGGAAGTTTATGCTGCACTGACTAACCCGGCTACTATCCGGTTATGGACAGGAGAAGTGGCAGAAATGTCTACTGAACCGGGGTCTGAATTCTCTATGTGGGAAGAAAGCATTGTGGGCAAGAACCTGGAATTTGAGCCAGGCAGGAAGATCGTACAGCAATGGTATTTTGGGGAAGATGAAGAAGCGGCATCTATTGTCACTATTATTCTTCATCCCAGCAAAAAGGGCACCGACGCGGAATTGAGGCATACCAATATTCCTGACGAGGCCTATGAAGATATTACCGCCGGCTGGCAGGAAGCCTATTTCGGGGCGCTGATCGACTTTTATAAGGAATAA
- a CDS encoding alpha-L-fucosidase, giving the protein MKKLVLFLFALSCATQSIFAQTPTSQDQHMKWWREARFGMFIHWGVYAQLAGNWQGHQIGRGGEWIMNRGKISVADYQQVAKSFNPVKYDADAWVKAAKDAGMKYIVITAKHHDGFAMFKSGASKWNIADATPYGKDVLKPLAAACKKYGLKLGFYYSQAQDWNNPGGAAARKATSEGWANPDSAKIDAYTKDNTGHWDPAQTSATMGEYIDEVAVPQVKELLSNYGDVAVLWWDTPTNMTDEFAKKLQAVLSLQPNIITNDRLKRPNFPGDYKTPEQKIPTQSELDGRDWETCMTMNGTWGYKNYDNKWKSTETLIRNLVDIASKNGNYLLNIGPDALGQFPQGSIDGLKGIGQWMKVNGEAIYATNGSPLGALPWGRCTKKTNGSNTTLYLHVFNWPADGKLVVPGLKNKINSAQLLAGGKKLSTTTTDEGVVINVPAQAPDAIATVIKVETAGTL; this is encoded by the coding sequence ATGAAAAAACTAGTACTCTTTCTGTTTGCGCTCAGCTGCGCCACGCAATCCATTTTTGCACAAACACCCACTTCACAGGATCAGCACATGAAATGGTGGCGGGAAGCCCGTTTTGGCATGTTCATCCACTGGGGCGTATATGCTCAGCTGGCAGGAAACTGGCAGGGACACCAGATAGGTCGCGGTGGCGAATGGATCATGAACCGCGGTAAAATATCAGTAGCCGATTATCAGCAGGTGGCCAAATCCTTCAACCCGGTAAAATATGATGCCGACGCCTGGGTAAAAGCCGCCAAAGATGCCGGCATGAAATACATCGTTATCACCGCCAAACACCACGACGGCTTCGCCATGTTCAAATCCGGCGCCAGCAAATGGAACATCGCCGACGCCACTCCTTATGGAAAAGACGTACTGAAACCACTGGCGGCAGCCTGTAAAAAATACGGCCTTAAACTGGGCTTCTACTATTCCCAGGCACAGGACTGGAACAACCCCGGTGGTGCGGCCGCCCGCAAAGCAACCTCCGAAGGATGGGCCAACCCCGACTCAGCTAAAATAGACGCCTATACGAAAGACAATACCGGCCACTGGGACCCGGCTCAAACCAGCGCCACCATGGGCGAATACATCGACGAAGTAGCCGTTCCCCAAGTGAAGGAACTGCTCTCCAACTACGGTGATGTAGCGGTATTATGGTGGGACACTCCTACCAACATGACCGATGAATTTGCTAAAAAACTGCAGGCTGTACTCTCTCTGCAACCCAATATCATCACAAACGACCGCCTCAAAAGGCCCAACTTCCCTGGCGATTATAAAACACCAGAACAAAAGATCCCTACACAGTCTGAACTCGATGGCCGCGACTGGGAAACCTGCATGACCATGAACGGTACCTGGGGCTACAAAAACTACGACAACAAATGGAAAAGCACTGAAACACTGATCAGAAACCTCGTAGACATAGCCTCCAAAAACGGCAACTACCTCCTGAACATTGGACCTGATGCACTGGGGCAGTTTCCACAAGGCAGCATCGATGGTCTTAAAGGCATCGGTCAGTGGATGAAAGTAAACGGTGAAGCCATCTACGCCACCAACGGAAGCCCGCTGGGTGCGCTGCCCTGGGGCCGCTGCACTAAGAAAACAAATGGCAGCAATACCACTCTTTATCTCCATGTATTTAACTGGCCCGCCGATGGTAAACTGGTGGTCCCCGGTCTGAAAAATAAAATCAACAGTGCCCAACTGCTGGCTGGCGGCAAAAAACTCAGCACTACTACCACCGATGAAGGTGTAGTGATCAATGTGCCTGCACAAGCTCCTGATGCCATCGCTACTGTGATCAAAGTTGAAACAGCAGGCACTTTATAA
- a CDS encoding metallophosphoesterase — MMNRREFFRGISAAIVIQAAGRVATAATRMDFERKTVFRFAIGSDWHYGEQGTQYEQFYHDLEKAFQTYEKENPCSFFVLNGDVIHNDPAFMTPASTLFKQIHPRVFATRGNHDHVTAEAWQQAWGHPLNHDVVMGNNVILLGDTADIEGNYLSPDVAWFREKLEQHKKAANIFIIIHITPVKWTKHGIDAQEFQTLIKQYPNIRAVFNGHDHQEDSVKYLDEKIPFLWDGHVGGSWGVDYHGFRVIELKEDGSLLSFVMNPYQKQGELTFKRAKANK; from the coding sequence ATGATGAACAGACGAGAATTCTTCCGCGGCATATCCGCCGCCATCGTTATCCAGGCCGCCGGCCGGGTAGCTACCGCCGCCACCAGAATGGACTTTGAGCGTAAAACCGTATTCCGCTTCGCCATCGGCTCCGATTGGCACTATGGAGAACAGGGTACACAATATGAGCAGTTTTACCACGACCTCGAAAAGGCGTTTCAAACCTATGAGAAAGAAAATCCCTGCTCCTTCTTTGTTCTCAACGGAGACGTTATCCACAACGATCCGGCCTTTATGACGCCGGCATCCACACTCTTCAAACAAATACATCCCCGTGTATTCGCTACCCGTGGCAACCATGACCATGTGACAGCCGAAGCCTGGCAGCAGGCCTGGGGCCACCCGCTCAACCACGACGTGGTAATGGGTAACAACGTGATCCTGCTGGGCGATACCGCCGATATCGAAGGTAACTACCTGAGCCCTGATGTAGCCTGGTTCCGCGAGAAACTGGAACAACATAAAAAAGCAGCCAACATCTTCATCATTATCCACATCACTCCGGTGAAATGGACCAAACACGGCATCGATGCGCAGGAATTCCAGACCCTGATCAAACAATATCCCAATATCAGAGCGGTCTTTAATGGTCACGATCACCAGGAAGACAGTGTGAAATACCTCGACGAAAAAATTCCTTTCCTCTGGGATGGCCACGTAGGTGGTAGCTGGGGTGTCGACTATCACGGCTTCCGTGTAATAGAACTCAAGGAAGACGGCAGCCTGTTGTCATTTGTAATGAACCCCTATCAGAAACAGGGTGAACTGACCTTTAAACGTGCAAAGGCGAACAAATAG
- a CDS encoding SMI1/KNR4 family protein: protein MTILETIEKDYDFTYPSLYKQLSKDGMLDWGVLGPEWFNNEFPHLRENPPLLLFADDFEIMEEDDISEGMQEGMLFADETHRFVPFGVTGAGDWYAFYYNLQDGNDVPVVLVYHDSNEAVVLAKNLQDFIFAQLLEAVTNPDPQYPGLIADGDMQENTRHFLRTHAPYITPHQQEIVAETYRKGSLTGEELQAILEAEINFEWLDSSFPYQVNE from the coding sequence ATGACGATACTGGAAACGATAGAGAAAGACTACGATTTTACCTATCCCTCGTTGTATAAACAGTTGAGTAAAGACGGTATGCTCGACTGGGGCGTATTGGGGCCGGAATGGTTTAATAACGAGTTTCCACACCTCCGGGAAAACCCTCCTTTGCTGCTGTTTGCCGACGATTTTGAGATTATGGAGGAAGATGATATTTCAGAGGGGATGCAGGAAGGAATGCTGTTTGCCGACGAAACCCACCGCTTTGTACCTTTTGGTGTGACTGGTGCCGGCGATTGGTACGCCTTTTATTATAACCTGCAGGATGGAAATGACGTGCCGGTGGTGCTGGTGTATCATGATAGCAACGAAGCAGTGGTACTGGCCAAAAATCTGCAGGACTTTATTTTCGCGCAGCTGCTGGAAGCCGTTACCAATCCCGATCCGCAATATCCCGGCCTCATCGCCGACGGAGACATGCAGGAAAATACCCGGCATTTCCTGCGTACACATGCGCCTTATATAACACCGCATCAGCAGGAAATCGTGGCAGAAACTTACCGTAAAGGCTCTCTGACAGGAGAAGAGCTGCAGGCCATCCTGGAAGCTGAGATCAACTTCGAATGGCTGGACAGCAGTTTCCCTTATCAGGTGAATGAATAA